In one window of Pseudomonadota bacterium DNA:
- a CDS encoding amidohydrolase, translated as MKYLTSLVLLLCALPLAAQTLEYRVLIGGDDIGHMIVDTAGEQLSIDFDFKQNGRGPTIAETMTLDQRGYPIERNITGRTTFGSKVDESFRIEGNSALWQDATGTGVARVDKDPHFYVDQDGSVYGAALLTRALLAAADGRVTVYPAGQATIRTRSDLSFSGPAGDLNVTAYELLGLSLNPALILLDQDREFFATASGRFSIVRKGYESADQALRDLAVQLSTERFAEIQKKVAQTFDSPVRIRNVRVFEPSTLGLTSPKDVVIYGNRITSVQPARSPASASEVIVDGAGGTLVAGMYEMHGHLGQENALLNIAAGVTSVRDMGNENDVLDGLIGRINRGEIAGPRITRSCFIEGKSEFSAQTGELVDSLQAGLDMVRWCASRDFHQVKFYNSMKPEWADALVEEAHRLGLRVAGHVPAFARADDMIAAGFDEITHANQLLLGWVLNDGEDTRTLFRFTAMKRFPAISRDGEDVQFTLGQMVERNVAHDPTIAIHEHGLTAVNGEVAPLARDIIDHLPTYSARSSSVSVPNSAFL; from the coding sequence ATGAAATACCTGACCTCGCTTGTGTTACTGCTATGCGCGCTGCCGCTTGCCGCGCAAACGTTGGAGTACCGTGTGCTCATTGGTGGCGATGACATTGGTCACATGATCGTGGACACAGCGGGAGAACAGCTGTCTATCGATTTTGACTTCAAGCAAAACGGTCGGGGTCCCACTATTGCAGAGACAATGACGCTTGATCAACGCGGCTATCCGATCGAACGCAATATCACAGGCCGCACAACCTTCGGTAGCAAGGTGGATGAGAGTTTTCGCATCGAGGGCAACTCTGCGCTGTGGCAAGATGCGACAGGCACTGGCGTCGCTCGGGTCGACAAAGACCCTCACTTTTACGTTGATCAAGATGGCAGTGTTTACGGCGCGGCGCTCCTAACCCGCGCGTTGTTGGCAGCAGCAGATGGTCGGGTTACTGTGTATCCGGCTGGTCAAGCCACGATTCGCACGCGATCTGATTTGTCGTTCAGTGGGCCGGCGGGCGATTTAAACGTGACAGCGTATGAGTTGCTCGGATTGTCGCTTAATCCGGCGCTAATTTTGCTCGATCAAGACAGGGAGTTTTTCGCGACAGCAAGTGGCCGTTTCAGCATTGTTCGTAAAGGCTATGAATCTGCCGATCAAGCGCTCCGAGACCTAGCTGTGCAACTCTCTACGGAACGGTTTGCTGAGATTCAGAAAAAGGTTGCGCAAACCTTCGATTCCCCTGTGCGTATTCGCAATGTTCGAGTGTTTGAACCAAGCACATTGGGGCTGACGTCACCGAAAGATGTTGTGATTTACGGTAATCGTATTACCAGTGTGCAACCTGCGCGCAGCCCCGCGTCGGCGTCGGAAGTCATCGTGGACGGAGCCGGCGGCACGCTCGTCGCTGGCATGTATGAAATGCACGGTCATTTGGGTCAAGAAAATGCGCTGTTGAATATTGCGGCGGGCGTCACCTCGGTGCGCGATATGGGCAATGAAAACGATGTGCTCGACGGTCTGATTGGACGCATTAATCGCGGTGAAATTGCCGGCCCGCGAATCACTCGTTCGTGTTTTATCGAAGGAAAAAGCGAGTTTTCAGCCCAGACCGGTGAATTGGTTGACTCACTTCAAGCGGGGCTCGACATGGTCCGGTGGTGTGCCTCGCGTGATTTTCACCAGGTTAAATTTTACAACTCAATGAAACCAGAGTGGGCGGACGCATTGGTGGAAGAGGCGCATCGACTTGGCTTGCGGGTGGCCGGGCATGTGCCGGCGTTTGCTCGGGCCGACGATATGATTGCGGCGGGGTTTGATGAAATTACGCACGCCAATCAACTGCTTCTGGGCTGGGTGTTAAATGATGGCGAAGACACGCGCACCTTGTTTCGGTTTACGGCGATGAAGCGTTTTCCGGCCATTAGTCGTGACGGTGAGGACGTGCAGTTCACATTGGGACAGATGGTTGAACGCAACGTGGCCCATGATCCCACCATTGCGATCCATGAACACGGACTGACCGCTGTGAACGGTGAGGTCGCACCACTCGCGCGCGATATCATCGACCATTTGCCGACGTACTCTGCACGTTCCTCATCGGTATCGGTACCAAATAGCGCCTTTTTATAG
- a CDS encoding threonine synthase, with protein MRFVRHLQGIGSGAEYDVVAPMNLDPLDGRPVRMTLDIDAILTAYPDQSWYQPQRKNMWRFGALLPIDCNDPVERDTIISLGEGHTPLLDASRLTMTKNWGLRLFIKDEGHPHDGFGENPTHSFKDRGMAVVASMAKHYGLTRLAVPTQGNAGDSLCHYARHAGMQVVVAMPKDTPLPILGAVAAAATTDPAVTLELVEGTIREAGALLKDEYLPQGYFNCATFQEPGWRIEGKKTLGLEIAEALAGYQGWQLPDAIVYPTGGGTGILGMWKAFDELEALGLIDSHRPRIYAVQSEVTDPVAQAMKTAKSDTTPQDAGSTLAVGLNVPGGVGHFEVLNILRASGGTALTVSEAEIAEYVSAIWSETGWWICPEGAATLAAIPKLLDHGELRQNETVVAVNTGSFEKYLPDVRHLVKGRPLSQ; from the coding sequence ATGCGTTTCGTGCGTCATCTACAAGGTATTGGCTCAGGCGCTGAATACGATGTCGTAGCCCCGATGAATCTCGATCCTCTGGATGGTCGACCGGTGCGTATGACGCTCGATATTGACGCAATCCTAACCGCGTATCCGGATCAGAGCTGGTATCAACCGCAGCGTAAAAACATGTGGCGGTTTGGGGCACTGCTGCCGATAGACTGCAATGATCCTGTCGAACGCGACACCATTATCAGTCTTGGCGAAGGGCATACACCGTTATTGGATGCGTCTCGACTCACGATGACGAAAAACTGGGGCCTACGCCTGTTCATCAAAGACGAAGGCCACCCCCACGACGGTTTTGGTGAGAACCCCACACACAGCTTCAAAGATCGCGGCATGGCGGTTGTCGCATCGATGGCCAAACACTACGGCCTAACCCGACTGGCTGTGCCGACTCAGGGTAATGCCGGTGACTCACTGTGTCACTATGCGCGCCATGCTGGCATGCAGGTTGTTGTCGCGATGCCAAAAGACACACCGCTTCCCATTTTGGGCGCCGTTGCGGCAGCGGCGACCACCGACCCCGCTGTGACGCTCGAATTGGTTGAGGGCACGATCCGAGAAGCGGGTGCGTTACTAAAGGACGAGTACTTACCGCAGGGCTACTTCAACTGCGCCACCTTTCAAGAACCCGGGTGGCGCATCGAAGGAAAAAAGACGCTCGGGCTGGAGATCGCCGAGGCGCTGGCGGGTTACCAAGGGTGGCAACTCCCAGACGCGATTGTTTATCCAACGGGTGGCGGTACCGGCATACTGGGTATGTGGAAAGCGTTTGACGAACTGGAAGCGCTGGGTCTGATTGACTCGCATCGACCGCGCATTTACGCGGTTCAAAGCGAGGTTACCGATCCGGTGGCGCAAGCCATGAAAACCGCCAAATCCGACACAACGCCACAAGACGCTGGCAGCACGTTGGCCGTGGGACTCAATGTACCGGGTGGGGTTGGACATTTTGAAGTACTGAATATTCTTCGCGCGTCAGGGGGCACCGCGCTGACCGTGAGTGAAGCGGAGATCGCAGAGTATGTCAGCGCGATATGGTCAGAAACCGGTTGGTGGATTTGTCCCGAAGGCGCGGCCACACTGGCCGCCATCCCCAAGTTACTCGATCACGGTGAGCTGCGGCAAAACGAAACGGTTGTGGCTGTAAACACCGGGTCGTTTGAAAAGTACTTGCCGGACGTTCGTCACCTAGTAAAAGGCAGGCCCTTATCACAGTAG
- a CDS encoding VPLPA-CTERM sorting domain-containing protein, with the protein MKNFLLALGAAFALSPVSFAITIDFEDIQAGTIVDNEYNILGATISAFNFDNGLDLAVVFDTENPTGGDYDLGGPFTPGPGNDLGMLSPGNVLIIQENDNCDAFSCTTPDDEGSRPAGQFVIEFDTAVRLDSIDFFDVEFSESGPSENNRIRLYDIDGDLIDLLLYTPDTGGDNQWVRSFFGIDGVSRIEINMGGSGAIDNITYAPVPVPGALLLMLSALGGLGFMRKR; encoded by the coding sequence ATGAAAAATTTCCTTCTCGCATTGGGTGCGGCATTTGCGTTATCACCAGTGTCGTTCGCGATCACAATCGATTTTGAGGATATCCAAGCCGGAACGATCGTTGACAACGAGTACAACATTTTGGGCGCGACAATCAGCGCGTTCAATTTTGATAACGGACTCGACCTGGCTGTTGTTTTTGATACCGAGAACCCGACCGGTGGCGACTACGACCTTGGTGGACCGTTCACGCCTGGACCGGGCAACGATTTAGGCATGCTGTCACCGGGTAATGTGCTCATTATCCAGGAGAACGATAATTGCGACGCATTCAGCTGCACCACCCCGGATGATGAAGGCAGTCGTCCGGCCGGCCAGTTTGTGATCGAATTTGATACCGCCGTGCGTCTCGATAGCATTGACTTTTTCGATGTCGAGTTCTCCGAGTCCGGCCCATCGGAGAACAATCGAATCCGACTCTACGACATTGATGGCGACCTCATTGATCTGCTGCTATACACCCCTGACACCGGGGGAGACAATCAGTGGGTGCGCTCGTTCTTTGGCATTGACGGCGTGTCGCGAATCGAAATCAATATGGGGGGCTCAGGCGCCATCGACAACATTACGTATGCGCCGGTGCCCGTACCAGGTGCGCTCCTTTTGATGCTCAGCGCGCTGGGCGGATTGGGCTTTATGCGTAAGCGCTAA